Within Anopheles ziemanni chromosome 2, idAnoZiCoDA_A2_x.2, whole genome shotgun sequence, the genomic segment CCGGCCCCATTGCAGGACAATTACCTCACGTCCGCTGGTCGCCCGGTCGGAGGGCAGTACGACAACTCCATCTCCAACTATCCGGAATTGCAAAAGCAGCAATATCCGTTCAGTGTGAACTCACCCTATCCCGGGGCGAACTACTACTACGGTGGCCAACAGCAGGCAGTTCCTGGAGTGGCACCGAACAATCCCTATCAGTACCAGTATCCCGCGCAGTACACACCACAGTACGCCAGCCAGCCTTACCCTCAGAATAATCCTGGATTCTATCAGCAACCCCAGCAATCCTTCGGTGCTGCCCCGGCGGGTGGACAAACCGGGCCTCCGAATGCACAAAGCATTCTTGGGGTACTTCAGAGTATCTTCAACTTTGCTCCCGGAACGTTTGGATCGAACTCTCCCCCAGCAGCACCGACCCGACCCGGAGGTCTCTACTCTCCCGCACCGACGTCACCATTCGTTGGGGGAGTCGGAGGACAGTTGCGGCAGGCTTTGGACAACATATCCGAAAACGACGAGCTACAGTGCGTCCCGAAGCTCCTCTGCATGATGTCCCGCAGCTCCACCGGGCAGGGATTCAGCCTAGTCAACCGGGGACTCTTATCGACGTGAGTAACAATCTCTGGAAAATCTTGCCTTCCCCCCTCATCCATTCAGACAATTTCTTTGTCTCTCACAGAATCCTAGGTGCCGTTCCGGACAGTTCCCCGTGGCTGAAGTTCTCCCGGGCGGCCCTCCTGGGCTACGGTATCGGTGCGAACAGCTGCGACGCGTACTACCCCAAGTGCCCGAAGGACGAGATGGAAATCCTCTACTACCTGAACAACCATCGGGGCGGTTTCTTCCGGTTTTTTAGCAACGGTGACCAGGGACAGACCCAGCAGCAGTACGGGTGAATACGGTACACTAACAGGCAGTTAATTGAAGAAACTCCCGAAAATCGTAACCCTATATACGCCAGTGGAAAGATAATGTGCCAATCGGGTTGACTTTGAAGTATAGTGTTTCTTTTTACCCACAAATACGTAGTGTGCTGCTatggttatttattttgaacaatAGTGTCTCTTTCTCTGTGTGCTGCCTGGCTCCCTACTGTTCCATCCATTTACTACATGTGACAGTGATCGTGTATTTTGGGTATCCAAGTGTGTAATAAAGTGCGACTAACATGGCCTACTGTGGGAAAGTTTACTCCGTTTGTTGTAAGTAGTTTGAGCGTGGTGAAACAGTGTAACGGAAAGCAATTGTCATGGGAACATTGTTTAGTTTTCGTTTTGCGGTGTCGTTAGAGAAGAATTACAACGGGTTGCATTCGTTAAATCGGCTACTCCACGTTATTTTGAAGGTACACCAAAACCCGTTTTAACATATTTAATATCAGTTTATTTAAAAGTTGTCACACcagtgttaaaataaaaaacaaataatgtgGCAAAGTTGTTCAATTTAACAATATGTAGGAAACGAATAAAGTATATCTGTGTCtaacaaaaaatgtttttataattcatATTTGTTTAATATGCTATTGCAATGTgttagttaaattaaatactcTTCTATTGATAAGCTTATTCACAATCTCATATCTTTAAACATATGTACGTCCCCAACCAAGCGAACATTAACATTTACCGTTATAGGAACTTTCGTAACGAATTCGTTCAAGTTACCATTTCGGGATTGTCATATTCAACCggagaaaatattttgaaaaaaaagcgaGAGTAAACCATTGAATCAACCTTGCTTACGGAGGAGGACCTAGAGGCTGTTTACTTTCAACTGGTCTCTGGTCATGGAGGCGTAGGTGATGACGCATCTCACCCCTGCGTCTACACTGGTGCGATCGAAGCCGGTTATCCAACCGCAACGGTCGAACCTTCCGAGGTGACCCAATCGTGAGCATCAACACAGGTAAAGTTCACGGCAGTAGTATCGTTTGTTTCACCCAggcattttctttttgccaaATGGGAAGGGAAGGTCAATATATATCCACCTCCACCAAATCCGACATCCGGAATCACCGGTACAGGGCAATAAAGGGCGACCATTATCCAGCCAGTGTGTGTCGATGTCAAGGGAGATAACATTACTGGTGTTATTGTGGTCCAGAGCTCATTAGAGTGGCTGGGTTGCTCGTGTTTTATCGGTTCGGCGGCCGGCAACCTGTGCTGTCCGATCAGATACGATATTCTCTGACGCAGTGACAGTAGAGGAAGCGGAGTAGagggaaaaggagaaaactgaatgataataaaaatcaattaccGGTCGCCAATACTCTATTTGTGTCGTATTTATTTGATAGATCGAATGTTTGGGAAGGGAAATGAGAAATGTTGTGCATATTGGGAAATTGCATAATTGCATAATAGAAAGCATGATAAAAACTAAAGCTATAGCTAAAAGAAAATTCAACCTCTACATATGAAGCAAgcagaaatgaaataaattttgttttgaacttAGCTgtaaaaacacgaaaaacgtGTCCGAAATCAACATAATTTTGTCATGATCTGCTTCcctttaaccccttcacagtatatttaaaatgtatagACACATTTTTGGAATGGAGTAACAAATACTGCACTTATCAACAGGCCAGTTTTCTTCCAGGACAGGAAAACATCCCGTAAAAATGATACGGGGAACATTGCGCAtgtcccagcatccttacggAAATAACGCCTATGTATAAAAGGGCAGTATCCTGGGCGATATTGTTTTCAGTTGTGGATGTCATCCCGAAAAGATTGGATGTTAtctccatacgaaactattcCATACCCTTAGTGTGATCAAACGGACTTGGCAACCTTCAAAACAACCAACATTCGGTAAGGACgttattaaattgaaaatgttatcACTTACTCAAAAAGGATCCTTTCCGCAGCATGTTGCTTCAAATGATGTAGTTGGCAAAGCATCATATCTAGTTAGTTTCCTCAATGACGGCAACGGAAGCCAAGCAAACGGCGGACAACTCAAATGGCTCCACAACGGCTGCTACGTCCGGAGTGGGTTCGTCAAACGGCCATCCCCACGGTGACTTCCACAGACTGGATTCATTCGTGCGCGCCTACACTGGCCATGAGCTGCGCTGTGTAACGTCCTTCAATGATTTCGTCGAACGGTGCATGTACCGGCCGGTGGATGGAGCCGCCCTCGGAGTGGCCCGTGCACTGTTCGGGTTGGCCATGCTCATCGACATCCCGGAAGAGCGTGGTGGCGGTGATCTGGACCTACGTTGGGGTGAACCACGGGACTGCCGCTTTCCACTGATCCATTCCATGGAAACCCCGGCATTACCGCGCATGGGACTGATTTATGGCTTGATGTGGCTCGGCGCGGCGGGCATTATGTTGGGCTATCGATTTCGCACGTCGGCCACCATCTTCGTCGGGACGTATTGGTACGTGTTCCTGCTGGATAAGAGTGCCTGGAATAACCACAGCTACCTATACGGGCTGCTCGGGACAATCCTGCTCTTTACCGATGCAAGTCGATGTTGGTGAGTCACGTAATAGCCTTCGTTTTCCTTAACCGCTATCACTGAATGTTGCATTTTTATCACTTGCAGGTCAATTGACTCCTGGCGCGAACCAGAACGTGAGCAGACGGTTCCTTTCTGGAACTACTTCAtcttaaaatttcaatttttcgtaCTCTACTTCCTGGCCGGGCTGAAGAAACTATGCCGCGAGTGGCTGTCCGGGTATGCCATGACGAATCTCAGCTACCATTGGGTATTTTTACCGTTCCGAATCGTACTGGGACCAAGGCTTACCGACTTGCTGATTGTGCACTGGTTTGGCTGTTTTTTCGACACTACTGTTGTGTTCTTCCTCATATACGCCCCGACACGCAAGCTGGCAACCGTATTTGCCAGTGCATTTCATCTGATGAACTCACGGCTCTTCCATATCGGCATGTTTCCTTGGGTTTGTCTAACGCAGCTTCCACTGTACTATAGTTTCAGTTGGCCACGGAAGCTCCGCCTGCTAAGTTCACCGTTGGTTGCTACGACGAAAGCATTCACTGAAGAACCTCCAACTGTTGAAGTgtgtggaaaaacgaaacaccgTCTACGGCGAAGGCGATGGTCTATGGTGGTCATGCTGATGTACTGTTTGCTGCAACTATTCCTTCCATACTCTCATTTCCTCACGAAAGGATACAACAACTGGACAAACGGGCTGTACGGATACTCATGGGACATGATGGTGCACGCTTGGGATACAGTAATGATTGGCATCCGGGTGGTAGATCTTCAAGATCCGGAACGGGTACATTACGTGGAGCCGTACGCCTTCACCGATAACGATCGCTGGACCAAGCATGCAGATATGGCTGTACAGTTTGCGCGTTGCATTGAACGGAACATCCAAAAGGAAGCATCCAGAGAATGGGTTCAGTTCCGTGGAGGCCGAACCGAAACAATGGCTAATGTGTCCGTTTACTTCGATATCTGGTGCAGCATGAATGGGCGCTTTCAACAGAGGATATTCAACCCGAATGTGGATATCCTACGGGCACCGTGGTCGCCGTTCGTGTCGGTACAGTGGGTTCTTCCTTTGCTGGACGAATTCAACGGATTGCGTGATACTATGATACGTCGAATCACCGACGAAGTGCTTGGCTGGAGCAATCACTCGGATGTGCTGTTTATAGCTGACTTTCCGGGACTGATGTTGCGGAACTTTGTCGGGAAGGATCTGTACAACGTGACGCTGACGGTACTTCAAGGAACGGTCCGATATCAACTATCCCGTGAGGACGAAGTGGGTGGGAAAGATCCGATCACACTAACTACCGGTGAAAGCATCGAACTTCTCTCGGGTAGTTTTCATTCCATCGAAACAATCGGTTCGCAACCTTCCTGCTACATGTACACATACGTAAATCGCACCAAAGAGCAAAATGCATCCAAAAATCAGGCGGATTTAAACGCTTCACCCACGTCAATTCTTCCGCTTGGCGAGGAGTTCCTTCATCGATGGGAAAATGTTGTCCGTTTCGCGCAGCATGTAGCCAACTCGTTGTTGTTCGAACTGTACGGAGTACCGATGCCAAGACGTTTAAAGGAGCTGGTAGTAGATGGTTAATGTAAAGCAAATAAGTGTGGCCAGTGTATAGTCGAATTTATGTTTTAAGATTTAGTTTTGCTATATGTACAACGGTGGATCGGtaaataacaataaacatAACACTCATCTTTTTGGCAAAAACACTAAGCTTGTGGGCGAATGAATTCTTTTTCATAACAACGAATAAATTGTAGATTGTGAGTTGATTCGCGAATGTATTACCAAGGCACATAtttgaaaacacacaaaagtaaaggaaaaattataagaaaaacggAACCGTTAATTCCCTGTGCTGTAGCACTGACAGCATGAACAACTTACAGCTTTTATCGATTATCTGTCATGCTGGTACAATGCAGCCCTGCAACATCAGCTGTCACTAGGCGAGCTGTCAGTCGAAAAATGGCCGCGCTGCTTCAGATCGCTTCAAAACAAGCTCCCCAAATTAATCGTAGTTTGCTGGAGTGTGTTCGTCTTTCGTTCAAAAATCCGCATCCAATCGGCGAAACCTACTGTCGGTTTCATTCGCGGGTAAGTACAGAAACCGACGTTCAGCTTTCAGTCTTCCCTACTTGACCAACCAGGCAACCTCAGTCACAGCGCGGTACTCTCGATAAGCTGCACGATGTTGTGGGAATTCCTTGCAGGTTGGGTTGGGGAGTGAAGAGATGAACCTTCTTCGTCGGTCGGTTTATTGTGGGAACTATCGTTGCCACCGTTTGCGCAGATGTTTGAATGATtgcatcaattttaatttcagcTCTGATTCATCTCTTCACTCCCACAATCACTGATCGCTCACGTAAACGTAATCAGCCCTTTGCAGCTGATATCGAAACGAGGAGTGTGTGAAAAGTACCTCACGGTCAAGGCCAAATATTACGCACTTCGCACTGAAACCAGCTGCTAAACACTTACATAACTCAACGTAACAAAAATGACAGACGACGATGTGCACTCGGCGCGGccaggaggaaaaaagaagcacAACAAATATCCACGCGAATGCATCGATCACGTCGATCTTTTCCGTTGGCTGAAGGGACTAGGATGGGCAAACGAAACGGCACTG encodes:
- the LOC131294643 gene encoding uncharacterized protein LOC131294643, whose translation is MPLPSGSNGSRTRKWVSKVTAISRLALCVMLCLAIERAEAISYRKDSGFATDGMDQFVFREYPGSSTTGSSGGSSSTVKRSGRVRFIDGPAVPTYNRGTVESVGGGGFFQGGSSSNASPFPQRDRERDQFYTVGASIQLAGGSGDMITPPPPVESQPKPKRKKNKYKYSNANEKIYNPDDQGSFTPYAGFGGVAQRYPAPLQDNYLTSAGRPVGGQYDNSISNYPELQKQQYPFSVNSPYPGANYYYGGQQQAVPGVAPNNPYQYQYPAQYTPQYASQPYPQNNPGFYQQPQQSFGAAPAGGQTGPPNAQSILGVLQSIFNFAPGTFGSNSPPAAPTRPGGLYSPAPTSPFVGGVGGQLRQALDNISENDELQCVPKLLCMMSRSSTGQGFSLVNRGLLSTILGAVPDSSPWLKFSRAALLGYGIGANSCDAYYPKCPKDEMEILYYLNNHRGGFFRFFSNGDQGQTQQQYG
- the LOC131294644 gene encoding vitamin K-dependent gamma-carboxylase, whose protein sequence is MTATEAKQTADNSNGSTTAATSGVGSSNGHPHGDFHRLDSFVRAYTGHELRCVTSFNDFVERCMYRPVDGAALGVARALFGLAMLIDIPEERGGGDLDLRWGEPRDCRFPLIHSMETPALPRMGLIYGLMWLGAAGIMLGYRFRTSATIFVGTYWYVFLLDKSAWNNHSYLYGLLGTILLFTDASRCWSIDSWREPEREQTVPFWNYFILKFQFFVLYFLAGLKKLCREWLSGYAMTNLSYHWVFLPFRIVLGPRLTDLLIVHWFGCFFDTTVVFFLIYAPTRKLATVFASAFHLMNSRLFHIGMFPWVCLTQLPLYYSFSWPRKLRLLSSPLVATTKAFTEEPPTVEVCGKTKHRLRRRRWSMVVMLMYCLLQLFLPYSHFLTKGYNNWTNGLYGYSWDMMVHAWDTVMIGIRVVDLQDPERVHYVEPYAFTDNDRWTKHADMAVQFARCIERNIQKEASREWVQFRGGRTETMANVSVYFDIWCSMNGRFQQRIFNPNVDILRAPWSPFVSVQWVLPLLDEFNGLRDTMIRRITDEVLGWSNHSDVLFIADFPGLMLRNFVGKDLYNVTLTVLQGTVRYQLSREDEVGGKDPITLTTGESIELLSGSFHSIETIGSQPSCYMYTYVNRTKEQNASKNQADLNASPTSILPLGEEFLHRWENVVRFAQHVANSLLFELYGVPMPRRLKELVVDG